Proteins encoded together in one Penaeus vannamei isolate JL-2024 chromosome 11, ASM4276789v1, whole genome shotgun sequence window:
- the Tbp gene encoding uncharacterized protein Tbp — protein sequence MDHMLPSPGFSIPSIGTPLQHSQEEEMILPAAQQQQQQQSAQQHSQQQQQQQQGQQMGQQPQTFGSGFTPHTLMQPQTPSMMSPAVGGGSQVGAGMFGSATGPSTPIGGPMTPMTPHSADPGIVPQLQNIVSTVNLSCKLELKKIALHARNAEYNPKRFAAVIMRIREPRTTALIFSSGKMVCTGAKSEQDSRLAARKYARIVQKLGFPAKFMDFKIQNMVGSCDVKFPIRLEGLVLTHSQFSSYEPELFPGLIYRMVKPRIVLLIFVSGKVVLTGAKVRNQIYEAFDNIYPILKSFKKQ from the exons ATGGATCACATGCTGCCTTCCCCGGGGTTCAGCATCCCCAGCATCGGGACACCGTTGCAGCACTCGCAGGAAGAGGAGATGATCCTCCCAGCGgcccagcagcaacagcagcagcagtctGCCCAGCAACACagccaacagcagcagcaacagcagcagggaCAGCAGATGGGGCAGCAGCCACAGACCTTTGGCAGTGGGTTTACGCCACACACCTTAATGCAGCCACAGACACCA AGCATGATGTCTCCAGCTGTGGGTGGAGGTTCACAGGTTGGGGCCGGAATGTTTGGTTCAGCCACAGGACCTTCCACCCCCATAGGAGGACCCATGACCCCTATGACCCCACACTCGGCTGATCCTGGCATCGTACCACAGTTACA GAACATTGTGTCAACAGTGAACCTCAGCTGCAAGTTGGAGCTGAAGAAAATTGCACTCCACGCTCGTAATGCAGAATATAATCCCAAGCGATTCGCCGCAGTCATCATGCGTATTCGAGAACCTCGGACGACAGCCCTCATCTTCTCCTCAGGCAAAATGGTATGCACAGGAGCCAAGAGTGAGCAAGACTCCAGACTTGCAGCAAGAAAGTATGCGAGAATAGTGCAAAAGCTTGGGTTCCCG GCCAAATTCATGGACTTCAAGATCCAGAATATGGTCGGAAGCTGTGATGTCAAGTTCCCTATCCGACTAGAGGGTCTTGTTCTCACACACAGTCAGTTCAGCAG CTACGAGCCAGAGCTGTTCCCTGGCTTGATCTACCGAATGGTCAAGCCTCGTATTGTACTCCTCATCTTCGTCTCAGGAAAGGTCGTGCTCACAG GTGCGAAAGTGAGAAACCAGATTTACGAAGCCTTTGACAATATTTACCCTATATTAAAAAGCTTCAAAAAACAATGA